In Henckelia pumila isolate YLH828 unplaced genomic scaffold, ASM3356847v2 CTG_266, whole genome shotgun sequence, one DNA window encodes the following:
- the LOC140870825 gene encoding probable galacturonosyltransferase 6 isoform X1, whose translation MRGFRRCTRILILFLLGLSVFVPVFLLSHRLKHINYEVSKEFVEDLSIIKRRAEAQTLNLIEQQDAEGLKEPLPVVYKDNTSNSEVSFSSDEFKRSDESRVSADGADMLVNNAARSDTKDGTQKRQQENLQGTKEESHVDTVPNNKDVPGMPRRTLDEKLKEMKDQVIRAKAYLNFSPANSSSHFVKELKLRIKDVQRAMSQSIKDSRVSRSALQRMKAMDSTLLKASRIYPDCTAMVKKLRAMTYNAEEQVRTHRTQENFLKELGGRTIPKGLHCLSMRLTAEYYALEPEEWKFPNKHKRQDPDLYHFVVFSDNILACSVVVNSTVSAAREPGRIVFHIVTDSLNFPSMSMWFLSNPPGKATVHVESTDTYQWLSTKHDVTTKNEASVDPRYTSELNHLRFYLPELFPHLNKIILLDHDVVVRKDLTRLWSMKMRGRVNGAVQTCDEGEPSFRRMDMFINFTDPLLANRFDTNTCTWAFGMNLFDLQQWRRRSLTQVYHKYLQLGNDRPLWKAGSLPIGWIMFYGQTVPLNKKWHLLGLGYDSNVRQEDLEQAVVIHYDGHLKPWLDIGIEKYKLFWKKHVKYEHPFLQSCNIHE comes from the exons ATGAGGGGATTTCGTAGGTGTACGAGGATTTTGATCCTCTTTTTGCTTGGTCTATCTGTTTTCGTTCCTGTTTTTCTACTGTCTCATAGGCTCAAGCATATTAATTACGAAG TGTCCAAAGAATTCGTGGAAGATTTGTCAATCATT AAACGCCGAGCTGAGGCCCAAACTCTTAACCTAATAGAGCAG CAGGATGCTGAAGGCTTGAAAGAACCACTCCCAGTGGTATACAAGGATAATACCTCAAATTCTGAAGTTAGTTTTAGTTCTGATGAGTTTAAAAGATCTGATGAATCCAGGGTTTCTGCAGATGGGGCTGACATGTTAGTAAATAATG CTGCCAGATCTGATACAAAGGATGGTACACAGAAAAGGCAGCAGGAGAATTTGCAGGGGACAAAG GAAGAGTCTCATGTAGATACAGTTCCGAACAATAAGGATGTACCTGGCATGCCAAGGAGGACTCTAGATGAGAAGTTAAAGGAGATGAAAGACCAGGTGATTAGGGCCAAAGCATACTTAAATTTTTCACCGGCAAATAGCAGTTCTCATTTTGTGAAAGAATTGAAACTTCGAATTAAAGATGTTCAGCGAGCCATGAGTCAGTCCATTAAAGATTCTCGTGTATCTCGAAG TGCTTTACAGAGAATGAAAGCAATGGATTCTACACTGTTGAAAGCCAGTCGTATATACCCTGATTGCACTGCTATGGTGAAAAAACTTCGTGCTATGACCTATAATGCTGAGGAGCAGGTCAGGACACACCGGACTCAAGAAAATTTCCTTAAAGAGCTTGGTGGAAGAACCATCCCTAAAGGTCTTCACTGTCTTTCTATGAGATTGACGGCTGAATATTATGCTTTGGAGCCTGAGGAGTGGAAGTTCCCTAACAAACATAAAAGACAGGATCCTGATCTTTATCACTTCGTTGTGTTCTCTGACAACATATTGGCTTGTTCAGTTGTTGTGAACTCAACTGTTTCGGCAGCTCGG GAACCCGGAAGAATTGTGTTTCATATAGTGACAGATTCGCTCAACTTTCCATCTATGTCAATGTGGTTCTTATCGAATCCTCCTGGCAAAGCTACAGTTCATGTCGAGAGCACAGACACTTACCAGTGGTTATCAACCAAACACGATGTAACTACGAAGAACGAAGCTTCCGTTGATCCACGATACACTTCTGAGCTGAACCACCTTCGATTTTATTTGCCAGAATTATTTCCTCATTTGAATAAGATTATCCTTCTTGATCACGATGTGGTGGTGAGAAAAGATTTAACGAGACTCTGGAGCATGAAAATGCGAGGCAGGGTAAATGGTGCTGTCCAGACATGTGACGAAGGGGAGCCTTCATTCCGCCGTATGGATATGTTCATCAATTTCACAGACCCCTTACTAGCAAACAGATTTGATACCAACACATGCACATGGGCCTTTGGAATGAACTTGTTCGATCTACAACAATGGAGACGACGAAGTTTAACCCAAGTTTATCACAAGTACCTTCAATTG GGCAATGACAGACCGCTGTGGAAAGCAGGGAGCTTGCCCATTGGATGGATCATGTTTTACGGACAAACAGTCCCTTTAAATAAGAAATGGCACTTGCTCGGCCTGGGTTACGACTCCAACGTGAGGCAGGAGGACTTAGAGCAGGCGGTGGTCATACACTACGATGGACACTTGAAGCCATGGTTAGATATTGGGATTGAGAAGTACAAGCTGTTCTGGAAAAAACACGTCAAGTATGAGCATCCTTTCCTACAAAGTTGCAACATCCACGAATAA
- the LOC140870825 gene encoding probable galacturonosyltransferase 6 isoform X2, with amino-acid sequence MRGFRRCTRILILFLLGLSVFVPVFLLSHRLKHINYEVSKEFVEDLSIIKRRAEAQTLNLIEQDAEGLKEPLPVVYKDNTSNSEVSFSSDEFKRSDESRVSADGADMLVNNAARSDTKDGTQKRQQENLQGTKEESHVDTVPNNKDVPGMPRRTLDEKLKEMKDQVIRAKAYLNFSPANSSSHFVKELKLRIKDVQRAMSQSIKDSRVSRSALQRMKAMDSTLLKASRIYPDCTAMVKKLRAMTYNAEEQVRTHRTQENFLKELGGRTIPKGLHCLSMRLTAEYYALEPEEWKFPNKHKRQDPDLYHFVVFSDNILACSVVVNSTVSAAREPGRIVFHIVTDSLNFPSMSMWFLSNPPGKATVHVESTDTYQWLSTKHDVTTKNEASVDPRYTSELNHLRFYLPELFPHLNKIILLDHDVVVRKDLTRLWSMKMRGRVNGAVQTCDEGEPSFRRMDMFINFTDPLLANRFDTNTCTWAFGMNLFDLQQWRRRSLTQVYHKYLQLGNDRPLWKAGSLPIGWIMFYGQTVPLNKKWHLLGLGYDSNVRQEDLEQAVVIHYDGHLKPWLDIGIEKYKLFWKKHVKYEHPFLQSCNIHE; translated from the exons ATGAGGGGATTTCGTAGGTGTACGAGGATTTTGATCCTCTTTTTGCTTGGTCTATCTGTTTTCGTTCCTGTTTTTCTACTGTCTCATAGGCTCAAGCATATTAATTACGAAG TGTCCAAAGAATTCGTGGAAGATTTGTCAATCATT AAACGCCGAGCTGAGGCCCAAACTCTTAACCTAATAGAGCAG GATGCTGAAGGCTTGAAAGAACCACTCCCAGTGGTATACAAGGATAATACCTCAAATTCTGAAGTTAGTTTTAGTTCTGATGAGTTTAAAAGATCTGATGAATCCAGGGTTTCTGCAGATGGGGCTGACATGTTAGTAAATAATG CTGCCAGATCTGATACAAAGGATGGTACACAGAAAAGGCAGCAGGAGAATTTGCAGGGGACAAAG GAAGAGTCTCATGTAGATACAGTTCCGAACAATAAGGATGTACCTGGCATGCCAAGGAGGACTCTAGATGAGAAGTTAAAGGAGATGAAAGACCAGGTGATTAGGGCCAAAGCATACTTAAATTTTTCACCGGCAAATAGCAGTTCTCATTTTGTGAAAGAATTGAAACTTCGAATTAAAGATGTTCAGCGAGCCATGAGTCAGTCCATTAAAGATTCTCGTGTATCTCGAAG TGCTTTACAGAGAATGAAAGCAATGGATTCTACACTGTTGAAAGCCAGTCGTATATACCCTGATTGCACTGCTATGGTGAAAAAACTTCGTGCTATGACCTATAATGCTGAGGAGCAGGTCAGGACACACCGGACTCAAGAAAATTTCCTTAAAGAGCTTGGTGGAAGAACCATCCCTAAAGGTCTTCACTGTCTTTCTATGAGATTGACGGCTGAATATTATGCTTTGGAGCCTGAGGAGTGGAAGTTCCCTAACAAACATAAAAGACAGGATCCTGATCTTTATCACTTCGTTGTGTTCTCTGACAACATATTGGCTTGTTCAGTTGTTGTGAACTCAACTGTTTCGGCAGCTCGG GAACCCGGAAGAATTGTGTTTCATATAGTGACAGATTCGCTCAACTTTCCATCTATGTCAATGTGGTTCTTATCGAATCCTCCTGGCAAAGCTACAGTTCATGTCGAGAGCACAGACACTTACCAGTGGTTATCAACCAAACACGATGTAACTACGAAGAACGAAGCTTCCGTTGATCCACGATACACTTCTGAGCTGAACCACCTTCGATTTTATTTGCCAGAATTATTTCCTCATTTGAATAAGATTATCCTTCTTGATCACGATGTGGTGGTGAGAAAAGATTTAACGAGACTCTGGAGCATGAAAATGCGAGGCAGGGTAAATGGTGCTGTCCAGACATGTGACGAAGGGGAGCCTTCATTCCGCCGTATGGATATGTTCATCAATTTCACAGACCCCTTACTAGCAAACAGATTTGATACCAACACATGCACATGGGCCTTTGGAATGAACTTGTTCGATCTACAACAATGGAGACGACGAAGTTTAACCCAAGTTTATCACAAGTACCTTCAATTG GGCAATGACAGACCGCTGTGGAAAGCAGGGAGCTTGCCCATTGGATGGATCATGTTTTACGGACAAACAGTCCCTTTAAATAAGAAATGGCACTTGCTCGGCCTGGGTTACGACTCCAACGTGAGGCAGGAGGACTTAGAGCAGGCGGTGGTCATACACTACGATGGACACTTGAAGCCATGGTTAGATATTGGGATTGAGAAGTACAAGCTGTTCTGGAAAAAACACGTCAAGTATGAGCATCCTTTCCTACAAAGTTGCAACATCCACGAATAA